The following are encoded in a window of Etheostoma cragini isolate CJK2018 chromosome 7, CSU_Ecrag_1.0, whole genome shotgun sequence genomic DNA:
- the rbbp8l gene encoding RBBP8 N-terminal-like protein isoform X1, whose amino-acid sequence MECFNNVLLKLREIHEREVEGWQGKIQELSNKKGCDTKRMEELFTKNQQMKEQQRLLIENIKTLENRLRAGLCDRCTVTQEVAKRRQMEFEASQIQSLQHISLLAGEMTNMKKENKRLRDELRNLRAALDRAHSDHSSNRSNTPDIKPTSPPDYSPSSGPDALLAMGTSSAGNQPAGVNVALKTEANQRPEESVHRQLRGMNGSQFESYKPLPWKTEQNVTFVMERRAQNVEELDQRSSIPPQALLKNFYSLAGGEGTPTRHVVHAPVPCRPQPTRSSPATVPWPFSESSDLVTPAAPATSPVAQPSSKPYLPCSPNLIPTSQHASSRSQVSASPWRKQSTPQPPAKEPTVVFRLRSLTERDVECQTKPKEKKDISPMKTERVSGDIKEAFDGPLDLSDHGKSKSSQMPTDDSPLALQTGERLQSCPDKDGKENPLRPVSSPSPIVLPSGPSIPPVNQPEEGSASDRNFKQVIKDLEQKKEEKGKTDQNVNGKKVPVLTISLRPVVALETLNSALQKSLLSHGKSSSSAAEPRSSSDEQDEDESVSGQENSQGCKRKRASVETETDRDSETDHIQLGRKIQITLRAEGKSPS is encoded by the exons ATGGAGTGCTTCAACAACGTACTCCTCAAACTGCGGGAGATCCACGAGCGAGAAGTGGAGG GTTGGCAGGGGAAAATCCAAGAGCTGTCCAACAAAAAGGGCTG TGATACAAAGCGCATGGAGGAACTGTTCACCAAAAATCAGCAGATGAAAGAACAGCAGAGACTACTCATCGAGAACATCAAGACACTGGAAAACAG GCTGAGGGCGGGGCTGTGTGACAGATGTACAGTAACTCAGGAGGTGGCCAAGAGAAGACAGATGGAATTTGAAGCCTCGCAGATACAAAGCCTCCAGCACATCTCTCTACTAG CGGGGGAGATGACCAACATGAAAAAGGAGAACAAGAGACTTAGAGATGAGCTCAGGAATTTAAGAGCAGCACTTGA CAGAGCTCACAGTGACCACTCCTCCAATAGGAGCAACACCCCAGACATCAAACCAACCAGCCCCCCTGACTATTCCCCCTCCTCTGGACCTGACGCCCTCCTCGCTATGGGGACCAGCAGCGCCGGTAACCAGCCAGCAGGTGTCAATGTTGCATTGAAAACTGAGGCCAACCAAAGACCTGAAg AAAGTGTACACAGACAATTGAGAGGGATGAACGGAAGCCAATTT GAGTCATACAAGCCTCTTCCCTGGAAGACGGAACAAAATGTAACCTTTGTCATGGAGAGAAG AGCTCAGAATGTTGAGGAACTGGATCAGCGATCCTCTATCCCTCCTCAAGCTCTCCTCAAGAACTTTTATTCCTTAGCGGGTGGAGAAGGGACCCCCACTAGACATGTGGTCCATGCCCCTGTCCCCTGCCGTCCTCAACCAACCAGGAGCAGCCCTGCTACTGTGCCCTGGCCCTTTTCTGAATCCTCTGACTTGGTTACTCCAGCTGCTCCAGCGACCAGTCCGGTGGCGCAACCTTCTTCCAAACCTTACCTGCCATGCTCTCCCAACCTGATTCCAACTAGCCAACATGCCAGCTCTAGAAGTCAGGTTTCTGCATCTCCCTGGCGCAAGCAGAGCACCCCTCAACCCCCTGCCAAAGAGCCAACTGTGGTATTCAGGTTGAGAAGTCTGACAGAACGAGATGTAGAGTGTCAAACTAAGCCCAAGGAGAAAAAGGACATCTCACCAATGAAGACCGAGAGGGTCTCTGGAGATATTAAAGAGGCGTTTGATGGGCCTCTGGACCTATCGGATCATGGAAAGTCCAAATCCAGCCAAATGCCAACAGATGATTCACCCTTAGCCCTACAAACTGGAGAGAGATTACAAAGCTGCCCTGACAAGGACGGGAAGGAAAATCCACTCAGACCAGTATCATCACCGTCTCCTATCGTCCTTCCCTCAGGCCCCTCTATCCCACCAGTCAATCAACCAGAGGAAGGGTCTGCCAGTGACCGTAACTTCAAG CAGGTAATCAAAGATTTGGAgcagaaaaaggaggaaaaaggaaagacagaCCAAAACGTGAATGGAAAGAAGGTGCCTGTCCTTACTATATCATTACGCCCAG TAGTGGCGCTGGAGACTCTGAATTCTGCTCTACAGAAATCCTTACTATCACATGGCAAG TCATCGTCGTCAGCAGCTGAGCCGAGAAGCAGCTCAGATGAGCAGGACGAGGACGAGAGTGTGTCAGGACAAGAAAACAGCCAGGGCTGCAAGAGAAAGAGGGCATCTGTGGAGACAGAAACCGACAGAGACTCGGAAACAGACC ACATCCAGCTGGGGAGGAAGATCCAGATCACTTTGAGAGCTGAGGGGAAGAGCCCCAGCTAA
- the rbbp8l gene encoding RBBP8 N-terminal-like protein isoform X2, whose protein sequence is MECFNNVLLKLREIHEREVEGWQGKIQELSNKKGCDTKRMEELFTKNQQMKEQQRLLIENIKTLENRLRAGLCDRCTVTQEVAKRRQMEFEASQIQSLQHISLLAGEMTNMKKENKRLRDELRNLRAALEAHSDHSSNRSNTPDIKPTSPPDYSPSSGPDALLAMGTSSAGNQPAGVNVALKTEANQRPEESVHRQLRGMNGSQFESYKPLPWKTEQNVTFVMERRAQNVEELDQRSSIPPQALLKNFYSLAGGEGTPTRHVVHAPVPCRPQPTRSSPATVPWPFSESSDLVTPAAPATSPVAQPSSKPYLPCSPNLIPTSQHASSRSQVSASPWRKQSTPQPPAKEPTVVFRLRSLTERDVECQTKPKEKKDISPMKTERVSGDIKEAFDGPLDLSDHGKSKSSQMPTDDSPLALQTGERLQSCPDKDGKENPLRPVSSPSPIVLPSGPSIPPVNQPEEGSASDRNFKQVIKDLEQKKEEKGKTDQNVNGKKVPVLTISLRPVVALETLNSALQKSLLSHGKSSSSAAEPRSSSDEQDEDESVSGQENSQGCKRKRASVETETDRDSETDHIQLGRKIQITLRAEGKSPS, encoded by the exons ATGGAGTGCTTCAACAACGTACTCCTCAAACTGCGGGAGATCCACGAGCGAGAAGTGGAGG GTTGGCAGGGGAAAATCCAAGAGCTGTCCAACAAAAAGGGCTG TGATACAAAGCGCATGGAGGAACTGTTCACCAAAAATCAGCAGATGAAAGAACAGCAGAGACTACTCATCGAGAACATCAAGACACTGGAAAACAG GCTGAGGGCGGGGCTGTGTGACAGATGTACAGTAACTCAGGAGGTGGCCAAGAGAAGACAGATGGAATTTGAAGCCTCGCAGATACAAAGCCTCCAGCACATCTCTCTACTAG CGGGGGAGATGACCAACATGAAAAAGGAGAACAAGAGACTTAGAGATGAGCTCAGGAATTTAAGAGCAGCACTTGA AGCTCACAGTGACCACTCCTCCAATAGGAGCAACACCCCAGACATCAAACCAACCAGCCCCCCTGACTATTCCCCCTCCTCTGGACCTGACGCCCTCCTCGCTATGGGGACCAGCAGCGCCGGTAACCAGCCAGCAGGTGTCAATGTTGCATTGAAAACTGAGGCCAACCAAAGACCTGAAg AAAGTGTACACAGACAATTGAGAGGGATGAACGGAAGCCAATTT GAGTCATACAAGCCTCTTCCCTGGAAGACGGAACAAAATGTAACCTTTGTCATGGAGAGAAG AGCTCAGAATGTTGAGGAACTGGATCAGCGATCCTCTATCCCTCCTCAAGCTCTCCTCAAGAACTTTTATTCCTTAGCGGGTGGAGAAGGGACCCCCACTAGACATGTGGTCCATGCCCCTGTCCCCTGCCGTCCTCAACCAACCAGGAGCAGCCCTGCTACTGTGCCCTGGCCCTTTTCTGAATCCTCTGACTTGGTTACTCCAGCTGCTCCAGCGACCAGTCCGGTGGCGCAACCTTCTTCCAAACCTTACCTGCCATGCTCTCCCAACCTGATTCCAACTAGCCAACATGCCAGCTCTAGAAGTCAGGTTTCTGCATCTCCCTGGCGCAAGCAGAGCACCCCTCAACCCCCTGCCAAAGAGCCAACTGTGGTATTCAGGTTGAGAAGTCTGACAGAACGAGATGTAGAGTGTCAAACTAAGCCCAAGGAGAAAAAGGACATCTCACCAATGAAGACCGAGAGGGTCTCTGGAGATATTAAAGAGGCGTTTGATGGGCCTCTGGACCTATCGGATCATGGAAAGTCCAAATCCAGCCAAATGCCAACAGATGATTCACCCTTAGCCCTACAAACTGGAGAGAGATTACAAAGCTGCCCTGACAAGGACGGGAAGGAAAATCCACTCAGACCAGTATCATCACCGTCTCCTATCGTCCTTCCCTCAGGCCCCTCTATCCCACCAGTCAATCAACCAGAGGAAGGGTCTGCCAGTGACCGTAACTTCAAG CAGGTAATCAAAGATTTGGAgcagaaaaaggaggaaaaaggaaagacagaCCAAAACGTGAATGGAAAGAAGGTGCCTGTCCTTACTATATCATTACGCCCAG TAGTGGCGCTGGAGACTCTGAATTCTGCTCTACAGAAATCCTTACTATCACATGGCAAG TCATCGTCGTCAGCAGCTGAGCCGAGAAGCAGCTCAGATGAGCAGGACGAGGACGAGAGTGTGTCAGGACAAGAAAACAGCCAGGGCTGCAAGAGAAAGAGGGCATCTGTGGAGACAGAAACCGACAGAGACTCGGAAACAGACC ACATCCAGCTGGGGAGGAAGATCCAGATCACTTTGAGAGCTGAGGGGAAGAGCCCCAGCTAA